One stretch of Desulforamulus hydrothermalis Lam5 = DSM 18033 DNA includes these proteins:
- the nrdD gene encoding anaerobic ribonucleoside-triphosphate reductase: MFTKIRKRDGREVAFDETKITDAIFKAAKAVGGEDRQTAMELTLEVLKLLKKQYNGHIFGVEEVQDMVEKVLIETGHARTAKAYILYRHQRTRLREAKSDLMDAVEEILAETNRENANVSNSPSAKMLQIASAASKKYYLTRLIPEEMSQAHVRGDIHIHDLEFYGKTLTCIQIPLGRLLKEGFNTGHGYIRPPKRPTSATALAAIILQSSQNDMHGGQSFAFFDRDLAPFVEDASDHETYQAMEALIYNLNSMHSRAGAQVPFSSLNLGTETSEAARKVTRNLLLAYEAGLGRGENPIFPNIIFKLKEGINLNPGDPNYDLFQLAIRVSSKRLNPTFSFMDSSFNNEYGDQVGYMGCRTRVIANRRGPAVTDGRGNLSFTTINLPRLAIKAERNLDKFYRLLDEVMDLACRQLYHRFRVQAKLKVKDMPFVMGQGLYLGSQGLKPDDVIEDVIKHGTLSPGFIGLAEALVALTGRHHAHSEEAQALGLEIVSYLRRKVDEAAEQYNLNYTLLATPAESVAGRFAKLDRKEFGIIPGVTDKDYYTNSFHVPVGYPIGIFEKISLEGPYHKFCNAGHISYIEMASPPLHNPQAVEAIIKHMRASDMGYAAINFPVDYCTSCNITGVINQDSCPRCASPEIRRVRRITGYLSTVDRFNDAKVSELKDRVVHSGMDGRG; the protein is encoded by the coding sequence ATGTTTACCAAGATTAGAAAAAGAGACGGCCGGGAAGTGGCCTTTGATGAAACAAAAATTACCGATGCCATCTTTAAGGCGGCCAAAGCGGTAGGGGGCGAAGACCGCCAAACGGCGATGGAACTCACCCTGGAAGTTTTAAAGTTGTTGAAAAAACAATATAACGGTCATATTTTTGGTGTAGAAGAAGTTCAGGACATGGTGGAAAAGGTGCTGATTGAGACAGGGCATGCCCGTACCGCCAAAGCGTATATTTTGTACCGTCACCAGCGTACCCGGCTGCGGGAGGCCAAAAGCGACCTGATGGATGCCGTAGAGGAAATTCTGGCAGAAACCAACCGGGAAAATGCCAATGTTTCCAACTCGCCCTCAGCCAAAATGCTGCAGATTGCCAGCGCAGCCAGCAAGAAGTATTATTTAACCCGCTTAATCCCGGAAGAAATGTCCCAGGCCCATGTCAGGGGGGATATACATATACATGACCTGGAGTTTTACGGTAAAACTCTAACGTGCATACAGATCCCCCTGGGAAGATTATTGAAAGAAGGATTTAATACAGGCCACGGTTATATCCGCCCACCCAAGCGGCCGACCTCGGCCACTGCCCTGGCTGCGATTATATTGCAAAGCTCCCAAAACGATATGCACGGCGGCCAGTCTTTTGCCTTTTTTGACCGCGATTTAGCACCGTTTGTGGAAGACGCCAGTGATCATGAAACTTACCAAGCTATGGAGGCCTTAATATATAACCTAAACAGCATGCACAGCCGGGCCGGTGCCCAGGTGCCTTTTTCCAGTCTTAACCTGGGCACCGAAACCTCTGAAGCAGCACGCAAGGTAACCCGCAACCTTTTGTTGGCTTATGAAGCCGGGTTAGGCCGGGGGGAAAACCCCATCTTTCCCAATATCATTTTTAAACTAAAAGAGGGTATTAACCTGAATCCCGGTGATCCCAACTATGATTTATTTCAGTTAGCTATTCGGGTTTCTTCTAAACGGTTAAATCCTACCTTTAGCTTTATGGATTCTTCCTTTAACAACGAGTATGGGGATCAGGTGGGCTACATGGGATGCCGTACCCGGGTGATTGCTAACCGCCGGGGTCCGGCAGTTACCGACGGTAGAGGTAATTTGTCTTTCACCACTATTAATTTACCCAGGCTGGCCATTAAAGCAGAACGCAACCTGGATAAGTTTTACCGCCTGCTGGATGAAGTTATGGATTTAGCTTGCCGTCAACTGTATCACCGCTTCCGGGTGCAGGCTAAACTTAAAGTAAAGGACATGCCTTTTGTTATGGGGCAGGGGTTGTATCTGGGTTCCCAGGGACTTAAACCGGACGATGTGATTGAAGATGTAATTAAGCACGGCACCCTGTCACCGGGCTTCATCGGTTTGGCCGAAGCGCTGGTGGCACTAACCGGCCGGCACCATGCGCACAGTGAGGAGGCCCAGGCATTAGGGTTGGAAATTGTTTCTTACCTGCGTCGTAAGGTTGACGAGGCGGCTGAACAATACAATCTCAACTATACCCTGCTGGCTACCCCGGCTGAAAGCGTAGCAGGTCGTTTTGCGAAACTGGATCGCAAAGAATTTGGCATTATACCCGGTGTGACCGACAAAGATTATTACACCAACTCCTTCCATGTGCCAGTGGGTTATCCCATCGGTATTTTTGAAAAAATATCGTTGGAAGGCCCCTATCACAAGTTCTGCAATGCCGGGCACATCAGTTATATTGAAATGGCTTCACCGCCGTTGCATAACCCCCAGGCGGTGGAGGCCATAATTAAACACATGCGGGCCAGTGATATGGGTTATGCTGCCATCAACTTCCCGGTGGACTACTGCACTTCCTGCAATATCACGGGAGTCATTAACCAGGACAGTTGCCCCCGCTGCGCATCCCCGGAAATTCGCCGGGTGCGCCGCATCACCGGTTATCTCAGTACGGTGGACCGGTTTAATGACGCCAAGGTATCAGAATTAAAGGATCGGGTGGTACACTCCGGAATGGATGGGCGAGGTTAA
- a CDS encoding GNAT family N-acetyltransferase, whose amino-acid sequence MRDIKVYAGENCIVIHVKTNYLFPACATISRLHDNVWYFNRLIVPKCTRRQGLAGELMKKLVTLLDDNKIILINEVQGTGDLNNDQLVIFYKKYGFFETDRPYRLIRLPSR is encoded by the coding sequence ATGAGAGATATAAAGGTTTATGCAGGAGAAAATTGCATTGTTATTCATGTGAAAACAAACTATCTTTTCCCTGCCTGTGCCACCATTAGTCGATTGCATGACAACGTTTGGTATTTTAACCGATTGATTGTACCAAAATGCACAAGGCGTCAGGGCTTGGCCGGTGAGTTAATGAAAAAGCTTGTGACGCTGTTAGATGATAATAAAATTATTTTAATTAATGAAGTTCAGGGTACCGGTGATTTAAACAATGACCAACTGGTTATATTTTATAAAAAATATGGTTTCTTTGAAACAGACCGCCCCTACCGGTTAATCCGCCTACCCAGCCGGTAG
- a CDS encoding TM1266 family iron-only hydrogenase system putative regulator, translating to MENSVGGVVIVVEDREKLAPKVNAVLTEYGDLIVGRVGLPYREKNKYVITIVVDGDVAVVNEMVAKLEGLGEIQVKLALSGVCNP from the coding sequence ATGGAAAACAGTGTCGGTGGCGTAGTTATTGTGGTGGAAGATCGTGAAAAGCTGGCTCCTAAAGTAAATGCCGTTTTAACGGAGTACGGTGATCTTATTGTGGGACGGGTAGGACTGCCCTACCGGGAAAAGAACAAATACGTCATTACTATTGTTGTAGACGGCGATGTAGCCGTGGTTAATGAAATGGTTGCCAAATTGGAAGGGCTGGGCGAAATTCAAGTCAAGCTGGCTCTTAGCGGGGTATGTAATCCATAG
- the nrdR gene encoding transcriptional regulator NrdR, with product MRCPFCSFPESRVLDSRPADEGNSIRRRRECGECGKRFTTYERVDERPLVVVKKDGRREVFDRTKLLAGLMKACEKRPVPLQKIEDTVHYIERELRSHMELEVPSHVVGELVMDRLLALDEVAYIRFASVYRQFGDIKSFLKEVEKLLKSKT from the coding sequence GTGCGTTGTCCCTTTTGCAGTTTTCCCGAAAGCCGGGTTTTAGACTCCCGTCCGGCAGATGAAGGAAACAGCATACGTCGCCGCAGGGAATGCGGTGAGTGTGGTAAAAGATTCACCACCTACGAGCGGGTGGATGAACGGCCGCTGGTGGTGGTGAAAAAGGACGGGCGGCGGGAGGTTTTTGACCGTACCAAACTGCTGGCCGGGTTAATGAAGGCCTGCGAAAAAAGACCGGTACCGCTGCAAAAGATAGAAGATACTGTGCATTACATCGAACGGGAACTGCGCAGCCATATGGAACTGGAGGTGCCCAGCCATGTGGTGGGGGAACTGGTGATGGACCGGCTGCTGGCATTAGATGAAGTGGCGTATATCCGGTTTGCTTCGGTGTACCGGCAGTTTGGTGATATCAAGAGTTTTCTCAAGGAAGTTGAAAAATTGTTAAAGAGTAAGACATAA
- the splB gene encoding spore photoproduct lyase, whose protein sequence is MSSTVVKNNITADIFIPKRVFIEPAALDYELGIRLRDHFRSAGIPVTVTGSHNRVTGIPGQTAQEAFVEAKRTLVVGVRKGKDFQTCKPSAHYQLPLVTGCPGKCEYCYLLTNLGKKPYLRVYVNIEEILERAESYITHRLPEETVFEGAATSDPIPVERYTGALKQAIEFFGQNRYARFRFVTKFTDVDSLLDARHNGRTRFRFSLNAQPVIKNFEHGTPSMRERIAAAGKVAQAGYPLGFLIAPIMMYDGWQQDYSELFEELNRVLEPHYRHDLTFEFITHRFTQRAKLNINQLFPQSRLDMDESKRQFKYGQFGYGKYVYPKEALAEISQLFQLHLAKHFPGAKVEYLV, encoded by the coding sequence ATGTCAAGTACTGTAGTAAAAAATAACATTACCGCCGATATCTTCATTCCGAAACGAGTTTTCATCGAGCCGGCCGCTCTGGATTATGAACTGGGTATTAGGCTACGCGATCACTTCCGGTCTGCAGGCATTCCGGTGACGGTGACCGGTTCCCATAACCGGGTAACCGGTATCCCGGGGCAAACCGCCCAGGAAGCCTTTGTCGAAGCCAAGCGTACACTGGTGGTGGGAGTTCGCAAAGGAAAAGATTTTCAGACCTGCAAACCCTCAGCCCATTACCAGCTGCCTCTGGTGACCGGTTGCCCCGGCAAGTGCGAATACTGTTATTTGCTGACCAACCTGGGCAAGAAGCCCTATCTGCGGGTATATGTCAACATTGAAGAAATATTAGAGCGAGCCGAGTCTTATATAACCCATCGTTTGCCTGAGGAAACTGTTTTTGAAGGCGCTGCCACTTCTGACCCTATCCCGGTAGAAAGGTATACCGGGGCTTTAAAGCAAGCCATTGAGTTTTTTGGGCAAAACCGGTATGCCAGGTTCCGTTTTGTAACTAAATTTACCGATGTGGATTCACTGCTGGATGCCCGGCACAACGGCCGCACCCGTTTTCGGTTTAGCCTTAATGCCCAACCTGTGATAAAAAATTTCGAACACGGTACACCCTCTATGCGGGAACGAATAGCTGCCGCCGGCAAAGTAGCACAGGCAGGTTACCCCCTGGGCTTTTTGATAGCTCCTATTATGATGTACGACGGCTGGCAGCAGGATTACAGCGAATTGTTTGAGGAACTGAACCGGGTCTTGGAGCCGCACTACCGCCATGATTTAACCTTTGAATTTATTACTCATCGTTTTACCCAGCGGGCCAAGCTAAACATCAATCAGCTGTTTCCCCAATCCAGACTGGATATGGACGAAAGCAAGCGCCAATTTAAGTACGGTCAATTTGGCTACGGTAAGTACGTTTATCCTAAGGAGGCACTGGCAGAAATAAGCCAACTGTTCCAGCTTCACTTGGCCAAGCATTTCCCCGGAGCAAAAGTAGAGTATCTGGTATAG
- the nrdG gene encoding anaerobic ribonucleoside-triphosphate reductase activating protein, translating to MEKGNLLSGKLRLGGIVANSVVDGPGLRTVVFLQGCPRRCPGCHNQELLDAGGGREVTVEEAWQEIKPTISPLTQGVTFSGGDPLLQPAAVYELARLIKKQFPRLDIWLYTGYRYEEIKNLPVLELVDVLVDGPFEQDKRDLSLAFRGSANQRLIDLPSSRRNGQPVVWQPPA from the coding sequence ATGGAGAAGGGGAATTTGTTGAGCGGCAAACTTCGCTTGGGCGGTATTGTTGCCAACAGTGTGGTGGACGGGCCGGGATTGCGCACGGTGGTGTTCCTGCAGGGATGCCCCCGCCGCTGTCCGGGCTGCCATAACCAAGAGCTGTTGGACGCCGGCGGCGGCAGGGAAGTAACTGTGGAGGAAGCCTGGCAGGAAATCAAGCCTACCATTTCTCCCCTGACCCAGGGCGTTACCTTTTCGGGCGGCGACCCGCTGCTGCAGCCGGCAGCGGTTTACGAGCTGGCCAGACTGATCAAAAAACAGTTTCCCAGGCTGGATATTTGGTTGTATACCGGCTACCGGTATGAAGAAATAAAAAACCTGCCTGTACTGGAATTGGTGGATGTGCTGGTGGACGGTCCCTTTGAACAAGATAAAAGAGATTTAAGCCTGGCCTTTCGGGGCTCTGCCAATCAACGGTTGATTGATCTTCCTAGCAGCCGCCGCAACGGTCAGCCGGTAGTATGGCAGCCCCCGGCGTAA
- a CDS encoding carboxymuconolactone decarboxylase family protein has translation MDLTKILQRLQEEKPAVAAAIGDLRQAVLMNSSLDDKTANLIAVGIATALRNPDALRGHLKLARAAGANRDEAIGAVLMAIPGGGVPAALAALPEVWELYDA, from the coding sequence ATGGATTTAACTAAAATTCTGCAAAGGTTACAAGAGGAAAAACCTGCTGTGGCTGCTGCCATAGGTGATTTGCGACAAGCTGTGCTGATGAATTCTTCGCTGGATGATAAAACTGCTAACCTGATAGCCGTTGGAATAGCTACCGCTTTACGCAATCCGGATGCGTTGCGGGGGCATTTAAAGCTGGCCCGGGCTGCCGGCGCCAACCGCGATGAGGCAATTGGTGCGGTGCTCATGGCTATCCCTGGCGGCGGGGTGCCGGCTGCTCTGGCTGCCCTGCCGGAAGTCTGGGAACTTTATGATGCATAG
- a CDS encoding 4Fe-4S dicluster domain-containing protein — translation MALYHDAELYKIITCRKCQHAVVDTEQTAKACHKVFQELDFTGRRRLGLSGAKPKHHDIFTVAVAGCPNACSQPQIKDFGLLGQAVPAAAEGCSGCGLCTATCPDQCILLTEKGPQIDASRCLNCGQCAACCATGAVTVSKAGYKVMRGGKLGRRPRLAEEVASLTDEQEALGWLRQTLELLLAEGLPGERLGTLLNRLK, via the coding sequence ATGGCATTGTACCATGACGCAGAGCTATACAAGATAATAACATGCAGAAAATGCCAACATGCGGTGGTTGATACAGAACAAACAGCCAAGGCCTGCCACAAAGTTTTTCAAGAACTGGATTTTACAGGTCGCCGTCGGTTAGGCTTGTCGGGGGCTAAACCTAAGCATCACGATATTTTTACAGTGGCCGTTGCCGGTTGTCCAAATGCTTGCAGCCAACCCCAGATTAAGGACTTCGGTTTGCTGGGACAGGCTGTTCCGGCGGCAGCGGAAGGTTGCAGCGGTTGCGGTTTGTGTACGGCAACCTGCCCGGATCAATGTATTCTGTTGACAGAAAAGGGACCGCAAATAGATGCATCCCGCTGTCTTAATTGCGGTCAATGTGCTGCATGTTGTGCCACCGGTGCGGTTACCGTCAGCAAAGCCGGTTATAAAGTAATGCGGGGCGGTAAACTGGGGCGCCGGCCCAGGCTGGCTGAAGAGGTTGCAAGCCTGACTGATGAACAAGAGGCCCTGGGGTGGCTGCGGCAAACCCTTGAGTTATTGCTGGCAGAAGGGTTGCCCGGGGAGAGACTGGGGACTTTATTAAACAGACTAAAATAG